From a region of the Azospirillum formosense genome:
- a CDS encoding MerR family DNA-binding transcriptional regulator: MEQLYTVNQLAEELGITPRALRFYEVKGLLSPNRLGNNRVYTKRDRARLKLILRGKRLGFSLAEIREYLDLYNVDGGVEQLKVLQKRIDARLKDLEQQRQDLEATVGELREIEAQVQAALDERGLASKSA, from the coding sequence ATGGAACAGCTCTACACGGTCAATCAGTTGGCGGAGGAACTGGGAATCACGCCGCGCGCCCTTCGATTCTACGAAGTGAAGGGGCTGCTCTCGCCCAACCGCCTGGGCAACAACCGGGTCTACACCAAGCGCGACCGCGCCCGGCTGAAGCTGATCCTGCGGGGCAAGCGGCTGGGCTTCTCGCTGGCGGAGATCCGCGAGTATCTCGACCTCTACAACGTCGATGGCGGGGTGGAGCAATTGAAGGTCCTGCAGAAGCGCATCGACGCGCGGCTGAAGGACCTGGAGCAGCAGCGCCAGGACCTGGAGGCGACCGTGGGCGAACTGCGGGAGATCGAGGCCCAGGTGCAGGCCGCGCTGGACGAGCGCGGGTTGGCGTCCAAGAGCGCCTGA
- a CDS encoding long-chain fatty acid--CoA ligase encodes MTENLARRDSLGDDTPAHPWLAHYPDGIAWDQPIAVTPLAELFEEAARRYADRPCLDFLGRRYRYAEVLGLVNRAAKGFAAMGVKPGVRVGLCLPNTPTYVIAYFAILKAGGTVVNYNPLYVERELEHQIEDSGTEIMVTLDLKQIHPRIEAMLDRTRLKTVVVCRMASILSPVKSVLFRVLKRSELASIPQDGRHVDFDALLANDGAMAPVRVDPRRDVAVLQYTGGTTGVPKGAMLTHANLVANARQVQAWFPGMALGEERMLAVLPFFHVFAMTVILNMGLAAGAELVMLPRFDTLQVLKTIARRKPTLLPGVPTMYKALLSHPDVARHPMRSIRYCISGGAPLPMELKRQFEEATGCVLVEGYGLSEASPVCACNPLTGVNKEGSIGLPLPGIMVQIRALDDPDRVLPPGEKGQVVLSGPNVMAGYWNKDEESRRTVVGGWLFTGDVGLMDEDGYVFLLDRLKDLIICGGYNVYPRMIEEAIYQHPDVVAVCVIGVPDDYRGQSPKAFVQLKPGASLTAEQLKDFLRDKISRIEMPKLIEFRAELPKTAVGKLSKKELIAESLPKPEG; translated from the coding sequence ATGACCGAGAATCTTGCGCGGCGGGACAGCCTGGGCGACGACACGCCGGCCCATCCCTGGCTGGCCCACTACCCGGACGGGATCGCCTGGGACCAGCCGATCGCCGTGACCCCGCTGGCCGAGCTGTTCGAGGAGGCCGCCCGCCGCTACGCCGACCGTCCATGCCTGGACTTCCTCGGCCGCCGCTACCGTTACGCGGAAGTGCTGGGGCTGGTGAACCGGGCGGCCAAGGGCTTCGCGGCGATGGGGGTGAAGCCGGGCGTCCGGGTGGGGCTGTGCCTGCCGAACACGCCGACCTACGTGATCGCCTATTTCGCGATTCTGAAGGCCGGCGGCACGGTGGTGAACTACAACCCGCTCTACGTCGAGCGGGAGCTGGAGCACCAGATCGAGGATTCCGGGACCGAGATCATGGTCACGCTCGATCTGAAGCAGATCCATCCGCGCATCGAGGCGATGCTGGACCGCACGCGGCTGAAGACGGTGGTCGTCTGCCGCATGGCCTCCATCCTGTCCCCGGTGAAGAGTGTTCTGTTCCGCGTGCTGAAGCGCAGCGAACTGGCCAGCATCCCCCAGGACGGGCGGCATGTGGATTTCGACGCGCTGCTCGCCAACGACGGCGCGATGGCGCCGGTGCGGGTGGACCCGCGGCGCGACGTGGCGGTGCTGCAATACACCGGCGGGACCACCGGCGTGCCCAAGGGGGCGATGCTGACCCACGCCAACCTCGTGGCCAACGCCCGGCAGGTGCAGGCCTGGTTCCCCGGCATGGCGCTGGGGGAGGAGCGGATGCTCGCCGTCCTGCCCTTCTTCCACGTCTTCGCCATGACGGTGATCCTGAACATGGGGCTGGCGGCGGGGGCGGAACTGGTCATGCTGCCGCGCTTCGACACGCTGCAGGTGCTGAAGACCATCGCGCGGCGCAAGCCCACCCTGCTGCCCGGCGTGCCGACCATGTACAAGGCGCTGCTGAGCCATCCCGACGTGGCGCGCCATCCGATGCGGTCGATCCGCTACTGCATCTCGGGCGGGGCGCCGCTGCCGATGGAGCTGAAGCGCCAGTTCGAGGAGGCCACCGGCTGCGTTCTGGTCGAGGGCTACGGCCTCAGCGAGGCCTCGCCGGTCTGCGCCTGCAACCCGCTGACCGGAGTCAACAAGGAGGGCTCCATCGGCCTGCCTCTGCCCGGAATCATGGTGCAGATCCGCGCACTGGACGACCCCGACCGCGTGCTGCCGCCCGGCGAGAAGGGGCAGGTCGTGCTGTCCGGCCCCAACGTCATGGCCGGCTACTGGAACAAGGACGAGGAGAGCCGGCGCACCGTCGTCGGCGGCTGGCTGTTCACCGGCGACGTCGGGCTGATGGACGAGGACGGCTACGTCTTCCTGCTCGACCGGCTGAAGGACCTGATCATCTGCGGTGGCTACAACGTCTATCCGCGCATGATCGAGGAGGCCATCTACCAGCACCCCGACGTGGTTGCCGTCTGCGTCATCGGCGTCCCCGACGATTACCGCGGCCAAAGCCCGAAGGCCTTCGTCCAGCTCAAGCCCGGAGCCAGCCTGACGGCCGAGCAATTGAAGGATTTCCTGCGCGACAAGATCTCGCGGATCGAGATGCCGAAGCTGATCGAATTCCGCGCCGAACTGCCCAAGACGGCGGTCGGCAAGCTGTCGAAGAAGGAGCTGATCGCCGAAAGCCTGCCGAAGCCGGAGGGATGA
- a CDS encoding SCP2 sterol-binding domain-containing protein yields the protein MVEDILRELQSRSTSFRSLRADVRFALEDGEAVRVNARETPVAIAREGAGDADPDCTIRISAENLKKLMDGRLNPMLAFTMGKLKVDGSMGVAMKLAQLLDD from the coding sequence ATGGTTGAGGACATCCTGCGCGAACTCCAGTCACGCTCCACCAGCTTCCGCAGCCTGAGGGCCGATGTCCGCTTCGCGCTGGAGGATGGCGAGGCGGTGCGGGTCAACGCCCGCGAGACGCCCGTCGCCATCGCGCGGGAGGGCGCCGGGGACGCCGATCCCGACTGCACCATCCGCATCTCCGCCGAGAATTTGAAGAAGCTGATGGACGGGCGGCTGAACCCGATGCTGGCCTTCACCATGGGCAAGCTGAAGGTGGACGGCTCGATGGGCGTCGCCATGAAGCTGGCGCAGCTCCTCGACGACTGA
- a CDS encoding DUF6134 family protein yields the protein MTHALRAALAAAGLLLSAAAAHAAEPRTLTYRILMGDDPVGTETVRLDPQGEVTKVAVTASTRVKVLFINFRYDHKREEVWKGRTLESMSAQTDDDGTPHAIRMMRTGGGYSVTVDGKAGQAGADALPLTLWTPEVLKRPTLLSVVDGKPYSVRTDLVGTETLTVGGRAVPAQHHRMSGDVERDLWFDAQGTLLKTRFKRSGYDVTYILD from the coding sequence ATGACGCACGCCCTGCGCGCGGCGCTGGCGGCCGCCGGCCTGCTGCTGTCCGCGGCCGCGGCCCACGCCGCCGAGCCGCGCACGCTGACCTACCGGATCCTGATGGGCGACGATCCGGTCGGCACGGAAACCGTCCGGCTGGACCCCCAGGGCGAGGTGACGAAGGTCGCCGTCACCGCCTCGACGCGGGTGAAGGTGCTGTTCATCAACTTCCGCTACGACCACAAGCGGGAGGAGGTCTGGAAGGGCCGGACGCTCGAATCCATGAGCGCCCAGACCGACGACGACGGAACGCCCCACGCCATCCGCATGATGCGGACCGGCGGCGGCTATTCCGTCACCGTGGACGGCAAGGCCGGACAGGCCGGCGCCGACGCCCTGCCCCTGACGCTGTGGACTCCGGAGGTGCTGAAGCGCCCCACCCTGCTGTCGGTCGTCGACGGCAAGCCCTACAGCGTGCGCACCGACCTTGTCGGCACCGAGACATTGACCGTCGGCGGGCGCGCGGTGCCGGCGCAGCATCACCGCATGTCCGGCGACGTGGAGCGCGACCTGTGGTTCGACGCGCAGGGCACGCTGCTGAAGACCCGCTTCAAGCGCAGCGGCTACGATGTTACCTACATCCTGGACTGA
- a CDS encoding DUF1488 family protein — protein MPLFVFPDDPSWNEEADAVEFAVEVGEYHGRVFVPRRALQTLAGHLPKPDEALQYVCLNRPVFDKAVEARIMDRKLDPDANVHLTARDVRRVAP, from the coding sequence ATGCCGCTGTTCGTGTTCCCCGACGACCCGTCCTGGAACGAGGAGGCCGACGCCGTGGAGTTCGCGGTGGAGGTCGGGGAGTATCACGGGCGGGTCTTCGTCCCGCGCCGCGCCCTGCAAACCCTCGCCGGCCATCTGCCGAAACCGGACGAGGCGCTGCAGTATGTCTGCCTCAACCGCCCGGTCTTCGACAAGGCGGTCGAGGCCCGCATCATGGACCGCAAGCTGGACCCGGACGCGAACGTCCATTTGACGGCAAGGGATGTGCGGCGGGTCGCGCCGTAA
- a CDS encoding ABC transporter ATP-binding protein — protein MAKVNGSAVIDLKGVAIGYGAEAPPVLVDVDLSIERGSFVAIVGPSGVGKSTLLRVVAGLHTARAGAVTIHETKKPGHRPVSLVFQDARLLPWRRVAKNVRFGLEGLPISTAEREERVAAALRLVRLDDYGRRWPYELSGGQRQRVGIARALAVDPDILLMDEPFGALDAITRHGLQDELLRIHRETGKTVLFVTHDLEEAVHLADRIIVLGGSPARIVQDVRNEPGRESGGFREQVEQLRSGIADNYSI, from the coding sequence ATGGCAAAAGTGAACGGCTCCGCTGTGATCGATTTGAAGGGCGTCGCCATCGGCTACGGGGCCGAGGCCCCGCCGGTCCTGGTGGACGTCGATCTGTCCATCGAGCGCGGCAGCTTCGTCGCCATCGTCGGGCCGTCCGGCGTCGGCAAGTCCACGCTTCTGCGCGTCGTCGCCGGTCTGCACACGGCGCGCGCCGGTGCGGTGACCATCCATGAGACGAAGAAGCCTGGCCACCGCCCGGTCAGCCTCGTCTTCCAGGACGCCCGCCTGCTGCCCTGGCGGCGGGTCGCCAAAAACGTCCGCTTCGGGCTGGAGGGGCTGCCGATCTCCACCGCCGAGCGGGAGGAGCGGGTGGCCGCCGCGCTGCGCCTCGTCCGGCTGGACGATTACGGGCGGCGCTGGCCCTACGAGCTGTCGGGTGGCCAGCGCCAGCGCGTCGGCATCGCCCGCGCCCTGGCCGTCGATCCCGACATCCTGCTGATGGACGAGCCGTTCGGCGCGCTCGACGCCATCACACGGCACGGCCTTCAGGACGAGCTGCTGCGCATCCACCGGGAGACGGGCAAGACGGTGCTGTTCGTCACTCACGACCTGGAGGAGGCGGTGCATCTCGCCGACCGGATCATCGTGCTGGGCGGCAGTCCGGCGCGCATCGTCCAGGACGTGCGCAACGAGCCGGGCCGCGAGAGCGGCGGCTTCCGCGAACAGGTCGAGCAGTTGCGGTCGGGGATCGCGGACAATTACAGCATTTGA
- a CDS encoding ABC transporter permease, translated as MRQPLKLHSSIALSALGVGAFLLAWEALARSGVVPAGLLPSPSAVPGAFLAEFRSGTWQAMVFASLSHYLSGLALGTVLGITFGTAAATWGIWDAFQAWVVRMLRPIPSIAWIPFAIIWFGVSKSAATFLIALTVFWINYYATYSAVRGVDKDLIELGHAFGQGGLIPRLFKIVLPGALPGILSGVRAGLGQGWMTVVAAELFGISGLGARMSDASGLLATHIVVLYMVTIAALYGVCDFLFMQVQQRVLAWQK; from the coding sequence ATGCGTCAGCCGCTGAAGCTCCACAGCTCCATCGCCCTGTCGGCGCTCGGCGTCGGCGCTTTCCTGCTCGCCTGGGAAGCGCTGGCGCGCAGCGGCGTCGTGCCCGCCGGGCTGCTGCCGTCGCCCAGCGCGGTGCCCGGCGCCTTCCTGGCGGAGTTCCGGTCCGGCACCTGGCAGGCGATGGTCTTCGCCAGCCTGTCGCACTACCTGTCTGGTCTGGCGCTCGGCACCGTCCTTGGCATCACCTTCGGCACGGCGGCGGCGACCTGGGGCATCTGGGACGCTTTCCAGGCCTGGGTGGTGCGCATGCTGCGCCCCATCCCGTCCATCGCCTGGATTCCCTTCGCCATCATCTGGTTCGGCGTCAGCAAGTCGGCGGCGACCTTCCTGATCGCCCTGACCGTCTTCTGGATCAACTACTACGCCACCTACAGCGCGGTGCGCGGGGTGGACAAGGACCTGATCGAACTCGGCCACGCCTTCGGGCAGGGCGGGCTGATCCCGCGCCTGTTCAAGATCGTCCTGCCCGGCGCGCTGCCGGGCATCCTGTCGGGCGTGCGCGCCGGGCTGGGGCAGGGCTGGATGACGGTGGTGGCGGCGGAACTGTTCGGCATCTCCGGCCTGGGCGCGCGCATGTCCGACGCTTCCGGCCTGCTCGCCACCCACATCGTCGTGCTCTACATGGTCACCATCGCGGCGCTGTACGGCGTGTGCGACTTCCTGTTCATGCAGGTTCAGCAGCGGGTGCTCGCATGGCAAAAGTGA
- a CDS encoding ABC transporter substrate-binding protein, whose product MTTLTRRSAMLAVAAVASLAAFTPGAVRAADPVKLEVGYIPILAAAPLFILEGEGWAREAGIDLKLTKFESGPHAIQAMAAGKIDLLYAGVAPVLVARSKGADVSVIANSAVEEMVVASRGEFAKALGGKATAESIAKFVADSGRKVKIGTQPPGSVPDTVLRHWLFKVVKVDPANVDIISMGIEKTQQALLAGALDAATIREPTVTVTQKVDPNVGLLATGAEMFPNQPGTVIAVRGPVAKEHGEALTRLLKAHIRAVDLIAKDPARSAKVANEYLGKGLMEPATLEAAFRSPGSKFVADPHGVVPAVEQMMAYAKEIGSAEGTIPVAEAFDFRFYDAAAAK is encoded by the coding sequence ATGACCACCCTGACCCGACGCTCCGCGATGCTGGCCGTGGCCGCCGTCGCCTCTCTGGCCGCCTTCACGCCCGGCGCGGTCCGCGCCGCCGACCCGGTGAAGCTGGAGGTCGGCTACATCCCCATCCTTGCCGCCGCCCCGCTGTTCATCCTGGAAGGGGAAGGCTGGGCGCGCGAGGCGGGCATCGACCTGAAGCTGACCAAGTTCGAATCCGGTCCGCACGCGATCCAGGCGATGGCCGCCGGCAAGATCGACCTGCTCTACGCCGGCGTCGCCCCGGTCCTGGTCGCCCGCTCGAAGGGGGCCGACGTGTCGGTCATTGCCAACTCGGCGGTCGAGGAGATGGTCGTCGCCAGCCGCGGCGAGTTCGCCAAGGCGCTGGGCGGCAAGGCCACCGCGGAGTCCATCGCGAAGTTCGTCGCCGACAGTGGCCGCAAGGTCAAGATCGGCACGCAGCCGCCGGGCTCGGTCCCGGACACGGTGCTGCGCCACTGGCTGTTCAAGGTGGTGAAGGTCGATCCGGCCAACGTGGACATCATTTCCATGGGCATCGAGAAGACCCAGCAGGCCCTGCTGGCCGGCGCGCTCGACGCGGCGACGATCCGTGAGCCGACGGTGACCGTGACCCAGAAGGTCGACCCGAACGTCGGGCTGCTCGCCACCGGCGCGGAAATGTTCCCGAACCAGCCCGGCACCGTCATCGCCGTCCGCGGCCCGGTCGCCAAGGAGCATGGCGAGGCGCTGACCCGCCTGCTCAAGGCGCACATCCGCGCCGTGGACCTGATCGCCAAGGACCCGGCCCGTTCCGCCAAGGTCGCCAACGAGTATCTGGGCAAGGGCCTGATGGAGCCGGCCACGCTGGAGGCCGCCTTCCGCTCGCCGGGCTCCAAGTTCGTCGCCGACCCGCACGGCGTGGTCCCGGCGGTCGAGCAGATGATGGCCTACGCCAAGGAGATCGGTTCCGCCGAGGGCACCATCCCGGTGGCGGAGGCGTTCGACTTCCGCTTCTACGACGCGGCGGCCGCGAAGTAA
- the cysC gene encoding adenylyl-sulfate kinase yields the protein MDIRNELNGQLRIVIVGHVDHGKSTLIGRLLNDTGSLPDGKVEQVHEMSRKRGMPFEWAFVMDALQAERDQGITIDTTQIHFKTEQRPYVIIDAPGHTEFLKNMVTGASQADAALLVIDAAEGALEQSRRHAFLLHLLGVRQVAVAVNKMDRVDFDQYRFEAVSQEIRAYLAELGLHTSTVIPIAARHGDNIVTRSDKAPWYEGPTVVEALDAFRPQQAPTELPLRFPLQDVYKPDDRRILAGRIESGRLRVGDTLRFSPTGATATVVSIEGWNHSQPIVAAQAGQSIGITLDKRIFAERGHIAHHEEGAPHVTHRLGVRAFWLTSEPLAVGKTYTLKITTGEHRVTVESITAVIDIEDLSSTPAKAVHRNEVAEVVLRSRSPIAVDLASALSRTGRGVLIDGHDVVGGCIVVEVDEGPAASANTTEVSHAVTADERNAANGHKGGILWLTGLSGAGKSTLAMALERALFDRGWQVFVLDGDNVRNGLNAGLGFSAEDRAENIRRVAETAKLFADAGVLVIASLISPLQADRARARAIGGERFHEVYVAADLATCESRDPKGLYRRARAGEIAEFTGVSAPYEAPESAELTIDTGTVTPVEALGELLDYVDGAFGRNALMRGRA from the coding sequence ATGGACATCCGGAACGAACTGAACGGCCAGCTCCGCATCGTCATCGTCGGCCATGTCGACCACGGCAAGTCGACGCTGATCGGGCGCCTGCTGAACGACACCGGCAGCCTGCCCGACGGCAAGGTGGAGCAGGTCCACGAGATGAGCCGCAAGCGCGGCATGCCCTTCGAATGGGCCTTCGTGATGGACGCGCTCCAGGCCGAGCGCGACCAGGGCATCACCATCGACACCACGCAGATCCACTTCAAGACGGAGCAGCGCCCCTACGTCATCATCGACGCGCCGGGCCACACCGAGTTCCTGAAGAACATGGTGACCGGCGCCTCGCAGGCCGACGCCGCCCTGCTGGTGATCGACGCCGCCGAGGGCGCGTTGGAACAGTCGCGCCGCCACGCCTTCCTGCTGCATCTGCTGGGCGTGCGCCAGGTGGCGGTCGCCGTCAACAAGATGGACCGGGTCGACTTCGACCAGTACCGCTTCGAGGCGGTGTCGCAGGAGATCCGCGCCTATCTGGCGGAACTCGGCCTGCACACCTCCACGGTGATCCCGATCGCGGCGCGCCACGGCGACAACATCGTCACCCGCTCCGACAAGGCGCCCTGGTACGAGGGACCGACCGTGGTGGAGGCGCTCGACGCCTTCCGCCCGCAGCAGGCGCCGACCGAACTGCCGCTGCGCTTCCCGCTGCAGGACGTCTACAAGCCCGACGACCGCCGCATCCTGGCGGGCCGAATCGAGAGCGGGCGCCTGCGCGTCGGCGACACGCTGCGCTTCTCGCCGACCGGCGCCACCGCCACGGTGGTCAGCATCGAAGGGTGGAACCACAGCCAGCCCATCGTCGCCGCCCAGGCCGGGCAGAGCATCGGCATCACGCTCGACAAGCGCATCTTCGCCGAGCGCGGCCACATCGCCCACCATGAGGAGGGCGCGCCGCACGTTACCCACCGGCTGGGCGTCCGCGCCTTCTGGCTGACCTCGGAGCCGCTGGCGGTCGGCAAAACCTACACGCTGAAGATCACGACGGGCGAGCACCGCGTGACGGTGGAGAGCATCACCGCCGTCATCGACATCGAGGACCTGTCGAGCACCCCGGCCAAGGCGGTCCACCGCAACGAGGTGGCCGAGGTCGTCCTGCGCTCCCGTTCCCCGATCGCCGTCGACCTCGCCTCGGCGCTGTCGCGCACCGGGCGCGGCGTGCTGATCGACGGCCACGACGTGGTCGGAGGCTGCATCGTCGTCGAGGTGGACGAGGGTCCCGCCGCCTCGGCCAACACGACCGAGGTGTCGCACGCCGTCACCGCGGACGAGCGCAACGCCGCCAACGGCCATAAGGGCGGCATCCTCTGGCTGACCGGCCTGTCCGGGGCCGGCAAGTCCACGCTGGCCATGGCGCTGGAGCGCGCCTTGTTTGACCGCGGCTGGCAGGTCTTCGTCCTGGACGGCGACAACGTGCGCAACGGCCTGAACGCCGGTCTGGGCTTCTCGGCGGAGGACCGGGCGGAGAACATCCGGCGCGTCGCCGAGACGGCCAAGCTGTTCGCCGACGCGGGCGTTCTGGTCATCGCCTCGCTGATCTCGCCGCTCCAGGCCGACCGGGCGCGGGCGCGGGCCATCGGCGGCGAGCGCTTCCACGAGGTCTATGTGGCCGCCGATCTCGCCACCTGCGAATCGCGCGACCCCAAGGGCCTGTACCGCCGGGCGCGCGCCGGGGAGATCGCGGAGTTCACCGGCGTCTCCGCCCCTTACGAGGCACCGGAGTCGGCGGAGCTGACCATCGACACCGGAACGGTCACCCCGGTGGAGGCACTGGGCGAGCTGCTCGACTATGTGGACGGCGCGTTCGGCCGTAACGCCCTGATGCGCGGCCGGGCATAA
- the cysD gene encoding sulfate adenylyltransferase subunit CysD, whose amino-acid sequence MTADLDYLESQSIYILREAYNRIDKLALLWSIGKDSNVLLWLCRKAFFGRVPFPVVQLDTAMELQEVYDFRDRIAGEWDLDLRVEQCPPEADMDQTLPPLTRAAARKTEGLKNLLRTGKYQGIMVGIRRDEQATRAKERVFSPRSLEGDWDVKDQPAEFWDHYKTRFDEGTHVRIHPLLHWTELDIWRYSKREGIPIVPLYFAKDGKRYRSLGEKNITFPVDSTAGTIDEIIAELVVTRIPERAGRAMDNEAEDSFERLRSSGYM is encoded by the coding sequence ATGACCGCCGATCTCGATTACCTTGAGAGCCAGAGCATCTACATCCTCCGCGAGGCCTACAACCGCATCGACAAGCTGGCTCTGCTGTGGTCGATCGGAAAGGACAGCAACGTCCTGCTCTGGCTCTGCCGCAAGGCGTTCTTCGGGCGCGTGCCGTTCCCTGTCGTCCAGCTCGACACCGCGATGGAGCTGCAGGAGGTCTACGACTTCCGCGACCGCATCGCCGGGGAGTGGGACCTCGACCTGCGGGTGGAGCAGTGCCCGCCGGAAGCGGACATGGACCAGACCCTGCCGCCGCTGACCCGCGCCGCCGCCCGCAAGACGGAGGGGCTGAAGAACCTCCTGCGCACCGGCAAGTACCAGGGCATCATGGTCGGCATCCGCCGCGACGAGCAGGCGACCCGCGCCAAGGAGCGCGTCTTCTCGCCCCGCTCGCTGGAAGGCGACTGGGATGTGAAGGACCAGCCGGCGGAGTTCTGGGACCATTACAAGACCCGCTTCGACGAAGGCACCCACGTCCGCATCCACCCGCTGCTGCATTGGACCGAGCTGGACATCTGGCGCTACTCCAAGCGCGAGGGAATTCCCATCGTCCCGCTGTACTTCGCCAAGGACGGCAAGCGCTACCGCTCGTTGGGCGAGAAGAACATCACCTTCCCGGTGGACAGCACCGCCGGCACCATCGACGAGATCATCGCCGAACTGGTCGTGACCCGCATTCCGGAGCGCGCCGGCCGCGCCATGGACAACGAGGCCGAGGACAGCTTCGAGCGCCTGCGCAGCTCGGGCTACATGTAA
- a CDS encoding phosphoadenylyl-sulfate reductase has translation MLDGFAHAVKRGRVDDLTERYGRLDGAVLLNALLRDEFDGRVAVVSSFGTESAVLLALAAEADPSFPVVFVNTGKLFGETLRYRDKLIAALGLTGVRTIGPTDADLAAGDPDSLLFTRSPDACCHLRKTVPLDRALEGFDAWVTGRKRFQATTRAALPLFEEEGTGRIKINPLAHWDRERIEQEFTRRNLPRHPLEADGFLSIGCFTCTERVAPGADPRSGRWAGTAKTECGIHTFKKTGTAQ, from the coding sequence ATGCTCGATGGATTTGCTCATGCTGTGAAACGCGGCCGTGTGGACGACCTGACCGAGCGGTATGGGCGGCTTGACGGTGCGGTGCTTCTGAACGCGCTTCTGCGCGATGAATTCGACGGCCGCGTCGCTGTGGTTTCGTCGTTCGGAACGGAATCGGCGGTGCTGCTCGCCCTGGCGGCGGAGGCCGATCCGTCCTTTCCGGTGGTTTTCGTCAACACGGGGAAGCTGTTCGGCGAGACCCTGCGCTACCGCGACAAGCTGATCGCCGCGCTGGGCCTGACCGGCGTGCGCACCATCGGCCCGACCGACGCGGATCTGGCGGCGGGGGACCCCGACAGCCTGCTGTTCACCCGCTCGCCCGACGCCTGTTGCCATCTGCGCAAGACCGTGCCGCTGGACCGCGCGTTGGAGGGCTTCGACGCCTGGGTGACCGGGCGCAAACGCTTCCAGGCCACCACGCGCGCCGCCCTTCCCCTGTTCGAGGAGGAGGGCACGGGCCGCATCAAGATCAACCCGCTGGCCCATTGGGACCGCGAGCGGATCGAGCAGGAATTCACCCGGCGCAACCTGCCGCGCCATCCGCTTGAAGCCGACGGCTTCTTGTCCATCGGCTGCTTCACCTGCACCGAGCGCGTCGCTCCCGGTGCGGACCCGCGGTCGGGCCGATGGGCCGGAACCGCCAAGACCGAATGCGGCATTCACACCTTCAAGAAGACCGGAACCGCACAATGA